GGATCCGCGAGGAGGTGCCGCGCGAGCAGTGGCCGTCCACGCGCACCTACACCGTGCGCAGCTGGGACGAACAGACCCGCGAACTCGCGCTCGACTTCGTGGTGCACGGCGACGAGGGCATCGCCGGCCCGTGGGCCGTGCACGCGCGGCCCGGCGACGTGCTGCACTTCTCCGGCCCCGGCGGCGGCTACGCGCCCGACCCCGAGGCCCCCTGGCACCTGCTGGCCGGCGACGAGACCGCCCTGCCCGCCATCGCCGCGGCGCTCGAAGCGCTGCCGGCCGAGGCCCGGGGGCATGCCTTCGTCGAGGTCGTCGACGCCGCCGAGGAGCTCAAGCTCGCCGCGCCCGACGGGGTGCACGTCACCTGGCTGCACCGCGGCGACGGCGTCGTCGGCGGCAAGCTGGTCGAGGCCGTGTCCACCCTGGACTTCCCCGAGGGCGTGCCGCAGGTGTTCGTGCACGGCGAAGCCGGCTTCGTCAAGGAGCTGCGAGCGCTGCTGCGGGTCGAGCGCGGCTTCCCGCGCGAGTCGCTGTCCATCTCCGGGTACTGGCGCCTCGGCCACGACGAGGACGGCTGGCAGACCTCGAAGCGCGAGTGGAACGCCCAGGTCGAGCGCGAGCAGGAGCCTGTGGGCGAGCAAAGCTAGCGCGCCGTTCCGCCGCTCGGAGGCCGCAGCCCGTTACGATGCCGGGGGCGGTCGGCCGCCGCCCCGGAGCAGGACGGGGTCGTGAAGTGGATGCTCCGCCGGGCGTCGGAGAGCTCGACGCGGACGAGCCGGACGCCGACGAGCTGCGCGCCGCGATGACCACGTGGCTGCGCGAGCAGGGCTCGATCCGCAGTGCGAGCGTGGCGGCGGCGTTCCGGTACACGCCGCGGCACCTCTTCCTCCCGGGTGTCGGGCTGTATCAGGCCTATGCGGACTCGGTGGTGCCCACCAAGTACGACGCGCAGGGCCAGTCCATCTCGGCCGCGTCGCAGCCCACGATCGTCGCTTTGATGCTGGAGCAGCTCGACGTGCGGCGCGGCCAGAGCGTGCTCGAGATCGGCGCGGGCACCGGGTACAACGCGGCGCTGCTCGGGCGCCTGGTCGGGCGGCCCGGCAAGGTGGTCACCATGGACGTGGACCGGGACCTGGTGGAGGCGGCGGCCGCGCACCTGCTCGCGGCCGAGGCGTCCAACGTCGAGGTCGTGCTCGGCGACGGCGCGCTCGGCCTCCCCTCCCACGCGCCGTACGACCGGATCACGGTGACCGTCGGCGCGGGCGACGTCCCGCCCGGCTGGGTCGAACAGCTCGCCCCGGGCGGACGGCTGGTGGTGCCGCTGCGCCTGCGCGGCGACGTCACCTTCTCGCTCGCCCTCGACCTCGCCCCGGACGGACGGCTGTACTCGTCCTCGACCGAGGCGTGCACCTTCATGCCGTTGCGCGGCATCGCGGACGACGCCGGCCACGTGGTGGACCTGACCTTGGACAGCTCGGTCAGCGTGCACCTGCACCACGAGCACGAAGGCGAGCACGAATCGGATCCGGAGGCGCTGGGCCACGCCTTGGACCAGCCGGCGGGAGAGATCTCCACCGGCGTCCTGCTCGACTACGGCGACTCCTTCTCGCCGCTCGACCTCTACCTCACCTGCGCGCTGCCCGGCGGCCTGTGCAAGCTGACCACGTCTCCCGGCGCCGAGGCGGGGCTGTTCGGCGGCGGCATGGCCGCGGTGACCGGACGCTCGATCGCCTGCCTGACGGTGTTTCCGGGCTCCGGCGCGGAGGCGGGGCGAGCCGAGAACGGCTGGGAGGTGGGCGTGGCCGGGTTCGGGCCGGAGGGCACCAAGCTCACCGAGACCGTCGCCGCGGCCATCCAGGACTGGGACCGCGAGGTGCGCGGCGCCGCGCCCCGCTTCGTACTGGCGCAGGGCGACGCGCGCAGCGGTCTGAGCGGACGGTTCGTGATCGACAAGCGGTTCAACCGGATCGCGGTGGACTGGGGCTGAGGCTTCCCAGTCCACGGATACCGTCTCAGTCCACGGATTCGATCTTCCGCACGAACACCGTCCCGGCGACCGTGACGACGGCCACCAGCAGGTAGAGCGCCGAGTAGCCGCCGAGGTAGGTGACCACCGGCGCGGCGATCGCCGGGCCGAGCACCTGCGGGGCGGAGTTGGCGATGTTGATGATGCCGAGGTCCTTGGCCCGGTCCTGCTCGGCCGGCAGCACCTGGGTGATCAGCGCCTGGTCGACCGAGAGGTAGACGCCGTTGCCCAGGCCCAGGATCGCGGCCGCGACGAGCACGCCGGTCCAGGTGGGCCAGGCGGCCAGCAGCAGCGCGGCGACGGCCATGACGTAGCCGGCCACGACGACCGAGGGCTTGCGCTTGCCCGACCGGTCCGAGATCGCGCCGCCGATGACGACGGTGGCCAGCGTGGTGACGGTGTAGAGGACGATGACGATCAGCAGTCCGTCGGACGCGGTCTGACCGGGGAACCGGTTCTGGTACTGGACTTTGTCGCGCAGGAAGTAGAGCAGGTAGAGCGTGGCGAGGGCGTTGCCGAGTTGGACCAGGAAGCGGGTGCCCCAGGCCCAGGCGAAGTCCGGGTGCCGGCGCGGGCTGATCCGGAAGGCGCGCAACAGGGCCCTGAAATCGAAGGCGGGCCGCTCCGCGGCCGGCTGCGGCGGGTCCGGGGAACGCAGCACGATCGGCAGAGCACACAGCACGACCAGGATCCCGAGCGTCGTGTAGCCGCTCACCCGCCCGGTCACCACGACGGAGACGAGCACGACGGCGACGACCACGCCGAGGGACTGGGTCAGCCCGACCCAGCCGGAGACGACGCCGCGCTGGCGCACCGGCACCCGGTCCGGCACCAGTGCACTGATTCCCGCTTGCAGGGCATTGAGGCCGGCCTGCGCGACGCACCACAGCAGCGTCACGCCGAGGATGCCGTGCTGCCCGGAGAGCCCGGCCAGCCCGAGGCAGCCGAGCAGCGCGCCGCCGAGGATCCAGGGGCGGCGCCGGCCGAACCGGGAGCCGGTGGCGTCGGACAGGGCTCCGGCGACCGGCCCCGCCACCAGCGCGACCAGGGCGCCGAAGCCGGTGACGACGCCGAGCATGGCGGACTTGTCGTGCGGGGCGATGTCCTGGACCTGGTCCGGCAGCAGCACCTGCAGCGGCCCGAAGTAGCCGAGCCACAGGCCCAGGTTGGCCAGGGCGAGCGCGGTGGTCCAGCCGCGGCCGACGGCGCGGCCTTCGGCGGTCTCCGGCCGCCCGGCGGCGGGTATCGCGGCGGCGGGGTCGCCGTCGGCCGCGTCGCCGCCGAGGCGGCCGGAGACCGCGCTCATCAGCCGGCTGAGCCGGAGCGCTGGTCCTGGATCAGCGCGCGCAGCCAGTGGTAGGAGTCCTTGGGCGTGCGCGCGAAGGTGTCGAAGTCGACCCGGACGATGCCGAAGCGCTGCTCGAAGCCCTGGTCCCACTCGAAGTTGTCCAGCAGCGTCCAGACCACGTAGCCGAGCACGTCCACGCCGGCCTCGATCGCTTCGTGCAGGGCCCTGATGTGGCCGTCGAGGAACTCGATCCGGCCCTCGTCGTGCACGACGCCGTCCTGGTCCGGCTCGTCCAGGGTGGAGCAGCCGTTCTCGGTGATCAGGACCGGCGGCAGCGCGGCTCCGTAGCGCTGCTTGAGGGTGACCAGGATCTCGGTCAGCCCCTCGGGCACGATCGGCCAGCCGAACGCGGTCACCGGCGCGCCCTCGACCCCGCGCAGCTCGAACGGCAGGCCGAGGGAGAGCGGGGAGGTGGAGGCGGCCAGCGGGTCGAGCCCGGCGGCGGTGGTCGGGTTGTAGTAGTTGACCCCGAGCACGTCCGGACGCCCGGACGAGATGATCTTCAGATCGCCTTCGTGCACGTACTCCGGGGCGTCCTCGAACCCGAAGACGGACAGGTCGGCGTACTCGCCGAGCAGCAGCGGGTCGGTCAGCACCCGGTTGTGCAGCGTGTCGTAGGCGTGCGCGGCGGCGATGTCGGCCGGGGCCGAGCTCGCGGCGCGCACCGGGGTGTAGTTGTGGGCGAGGCCCACCTTCAGTCCCCGGGCGCGCAGCTCGGCGGCGGCCAGGCCGTGCGCGAGCAGCTGGTGGTGGGCGCCGGGCAGCGCCTCGAAGCCGAGGGTGCGGCCGGGCGCGTGGGTGCCGAGCGCGTAGCCGAGGGCAAGGTGGATGAACGGCTCGTTGAGCGTGTGCACGGTCTCGACCCGGCCGGCGAAGAACTCGGCCATGAGCGCGGCGTACTCGGCGAAGCGGTACGCGGTCTCCCGGTTGAGCCAGCCGCCCTGGTCCTCGAGCGCCTGCGGCAGGTCCCAGTGGTAGAGCGTCGGCACGGCGGTGATCCCGCGGCTGCTCAGGGCCTCGAGCAGGCGGTCGTAGTAGTCCAGGCCCGCCTCGAGCGCGGGGCCGGTGCCCTCGGGCTGGATCCGGGGCCAGGCCACCGAGAACCGGTAGAGGTCCGCGCCGAGCTCGGCGGCGAGCTCCGCGTCCTCGGCGTAGCGGTGGTAGCTGTCGCAGGCCTCGTCACCGGTGCTCGCGTCCGCGATGGTGCCCGGGGTGTGGGCGAAGCGGTCCCAGACCGACTCGCCGCGTCCGCCCTCGTGCACGCCTCCTTCGACCTGGTAGCAGGAGGTGCCGGCGCCCCAGAGGAATCCTTCCGGGAAGCGCGGCAGCGGGCGGGCGGGGGTGTGCGTCATCGGATCGGGCTCCGTTTCTTGAATCTGTGTTCATGTTAGGGCGCGGGGGCTGGCCTCACCAGAGTCGGCGGTGCGCCCTTTCCAGGCGCCGCCCCGGCCGCGGCGGTGCCGGCGGGCCGAGTCCACGGTCATCGCGCCGTACAGGGCCATCACGGTGGGCAGCAGGAGGGCGCGCCAGGCGGCGAGGCGGTAGAGCCGGAGGACCGGCAGATAGCTGAGGGTCAGCAGCGCCCAGGCGAGAAGCGCGGGCACGGCCGCGGTCCAGGCGCCGGCGGCCGCGCCCGCCACGCCGACCAACGGCGGCACCCCGTAGGTCAGGGCGAGGCCGAGGACGGTACCGGCCAGAAGCCAGGGGTTGCACCGCAGTTGGGTGTAGGCGCTGCGCGCGATCATATCCCAGAGGTCTGCCATGCGCGGGTAAGGACGCAGGCTGCGCACGCTCCGGGTGACGCCGAGCCAGGTGCGGCCGCCTGTAACTTTCAGCAGCCGGCCGAGGGCGACGTCGTCGATCCGGGCGGAGGCGATCGGGGCCAGCCCGCCCGCCTGCTCCAGCCGCGATCGGCGCACCAGCATGCACCCGCCGGCCGCGCCCGCGGTGCGGCTGCGGGCGCTGCGGATCCAGGCGGGCGGATAGAGCTGGAAGAAGCTGTAGACGAAGGCCGGGACGATGTGGCGTTCCGCGGCCGACTTGGTGCTCAGCCGGGCCATCAGCGAGACGAGGTCCCAGCCGCCGGCCCGGGCGTGGGCGACGAGGCGGCGCACGCTGTCCGGCGGATGGCCGATGTCGGCGTCGGTGAAGAGCACGTACTCGCTCGGGCCGCAGGCGCGCAGCGCGCGGTCCATCGCCGCGACCTTCCCGGCCCAGCCCGGCGGCGGGCCGTCCCCGCGCAGCACCTCGAGGGTGATCCGCTCCGCGCCCTCGGCCAGCCGGCGGGCCAGCTCGCCGGTCCCGTCCGAGCTCGCGTCGTCCACCAGGACGATCTCGAGCCGGCCCGGATAGTCCTGGGCCAGCAGCGTCGGAAGCGTCTCCGGCAGGATCTCCGCCTCGTCCCGGGCCGGCACGACCACGACGACGGCGGGCCACTCCTCGTCGGCGCCGGGCGTCGGCGCGGACGAAACCGGCACCGGTGGAAGGCTGATGTCCATCCGCCAGAACCCGCCTCGGAACGCCACCAGGCTGACCCAGATGGCGAGCGAGATCCAGGCCGGCACCGCGAGTACGTCGAAGACTGTGGTCACAGGCATCAGCCTGCCATGGCTCGTACGCCTACTCGGTGCCGTGCGACTGCGCCGTTCGGGCGTAGTGCGCGAGCAGTCGCCGGATCTCCGCGCCGTCCTCGTCGAGCCGAGGTGGTGCGGAGCGGTAGGTTGCCGGCGTCTCGCTGAACGCGATCGGGTGCGCGACCTGGCGCAGCGGACCGTCCCGGCGCGGGTCTTCGACCTCTGCCACCGCGCCGAGCCCGAGCCGCTCGGCGAGCGCGAAGGCCTCGGCGAGGTCGTTGATCGGTCCGCAGGGGACGGCGGCCGCGCTCAGCGCCGTGAACCAGGCGTCGGCGTCGCGGGCGGAGAGCAGCCGGTTGAGTTCGGCCGCGAGCTCGTCCCGGTGCGCGACCCGCTCGCGGTTGCCGCCGAAGCGCGGATCGGCGGCCAGTTCCGCCGCGCCGAGGGCCGCGCACAGCCGCTCGAACTGCCGGTCGTTCCCGGCGGCGATGACGATCGGCCGATCGGCCGCCTGGTAGACCTCGTACGGCGCGATGCTCGGGTGCGCGTTGCCGAGCGCGCGCGGCACTACGCCGGCGGCGAGGTAGCCGGACGAGTGGTTGGAGAGCCCTGACAGCAGGGACGTCAGCAGCGAGACCTCGACCCGCTGTCCCGGACCGCCCTGCTCGCGGTGCCGCAGCGCGGCCATGATGCCGAACGCCGCGTGCAGGCCGGTGACGACGTCGACGAGCGCGACGCCGACCTTCGTCCCACTCCCGCCGGTCTCGCCGGTGACGCTCATCAGACCACCGACGGCCTGCACGATCAGGTCGTAGCCGGGCAGGCCGGCGCCCTCGTCCGCGCCGAAGCCGGTGATCGAGCAGTA
This genomic window from Actinospica robiniae DSM 44927 contains:
- a CDS encoding siderophore-interacting protein; translated protein: MTTQESPTPAGRGGRERGGPAHRGEVLRVEQLTPHLVRVVLGGDGLAGFATRGQTDHYVKLLFPAPGVTYPEPFDVRRIREEVPREQWPSTRTYTVRSWDEQTRELALDFVVHGDEGIAGPWAVHARPGDVLHFSGPGGGYAPDPEAPWHLLAGDETALPAIAAALEALPAEARGHAFVEVVDAAEELKLAAPDGVHVTWLHRGDGVVGGKLVEAVSTLDFPEGVPQVFVHGEAGFVKELRALLRVERGFPRESLSISGYWRLGHDEDGWQTSKREWNAQVEREQEPVGEQS
- the fxlM gene encoding methyltransferase, FxLD system, coding for MDAPPGVGELDADEPDADELRAAMTTWLREQGSIRSASVAAAFRYTPRHLFLPGVGLYQAYADSVVPTKYDAQGQSISAASQPTIVALMLEQLDVRRGQSVLEIGAGTGYNAALLGRLVGRPGKVVTMDVDRDLVEAAAAHLLAAEASNVEVVLGDGALGLPSHAPYDRITVTVGAGDVPPGWVEQLAPGGRLVVPLRLRGDVTFSLALDLAPDGRLYSSSTEACTFMPLRGIADDAGHVVDLTLDSSVSVHLHHEHEGEHESDPEALGHALDQPAGEISTGVLLDYGDSFSPLDLYLTCALPGGLCKLTTSPGAEAGLFGGGMAAVTGRSIACLTVFPGSGAEAGRAENGWEVGVAGFGPEGTKLTETVAAAIQDWDREVRGAAPRFVLAQGDARSGLSGRFVIDKRFNRIAVDWG
- a CDS encoding MFS transporter, with the protein product MSAVSGRLGGDAADGDPAAAIPAAGRPETAEGRAVGRGWTTALALANLGLWLGYFGPLQVLLPDQVQDIAPHDKSAMLGVVTGFGALVALVAGPVAGALSDATGSRFGRRRPWILGGALLGCLGLAGLSGQHGILGVTLLWCVAQAGLNALQAGISALVPDRVPVRQRGVVSGWVGLTQSLGVVVAVVLVSVVVTGRVSGYTTLGILVVLCALPIVLRSPDPPQPAAERPAFDFRALLRAFRISPRRHPDFAWAWGTRFLVQLGNALATLYLLYFLRDKVQYQNRFPGQTASDGLLIVIVLYTVTTLATVVIGGAISDRSGKRKPSVVVAGYVMAVAALLLAAWPTWTGVLVAAAILGLGNGVYLSVDQALITQVLPAEQDRAKDLGIINIANSAPQVLGPAIAAPVVTYLGGYSALYLLVAVVTVAGTVFVRKIESVD
- a CDS encoding GH1 family beta-glucosidase, translated to MTHTPARPLPRFPEGFLWGAGTSCYQVEGGVHEGGRGESVWDRFAHTPGTIADASTGDEACDSYHRYAEDAELAAELGADLYRFSVAWPRIQPEGTGPALEAGLDYYDRLLEALSSRGITAVPTLYHWDLPQALEDQGGWLNRETAYRFAEYAALMAEFFAGRVETVHTLNEPFIHLALGYALGTHAPGRTLGFEALPGAHHQLLAHGLAAAELRARGLKVGLAHNYTPVRAASSAPADIAAAHAYDTLHNRVLTDPLLLGEYADLSVFGFEDAPEYVHEGDLKIISSGRPDVLGVNYYNPTTAAGLDPLAASTSPLSLGLPFELRGVEGAPVTAFGWPIVPEGLTEILVTLKQRYGAALPPVLITENGCSTLDEPDQDGVVHDEGRIEFLDGHIRALHEAIEAGVDVLGYVVWTLLDNFEWDQGFEQRFGIVRVDFDTFARTPKDSYHWLRALIQDQRSGSAG
- a CDS encoding glycosyltransferase, with the protein product MPVTTVFDVLAVPAWISLAIWVSLVAFRGGFWRMDISLPPVPVSSAPTPGADEEWPAVVVVVPARDEAEILPETLPTLLAQDYPGRLEIVLVDDASSDGTGELARRLAEGAERITLEVLRGDGPPPGWAGKVAAMDRALRACGPSEYVLFTDADIGHPPDSVRRLVAHARAGGWDLVSLMARLSTKSAAERHIVPAFVYSFFQLYPPAWIRSARSRTAGAAGGCMLVRRSRLEQAGGLAPIASARIDDVALGRLLKVTGGRTWLGVTRSVRSLRPYPRMADLWDMIARSAYTQLRCNPWLLAGTVLGLALTYGVPPLVGVAGAAAGAWTAAVPALLAWALLTLSYLPVLRLYRLAAWRALLLPTVMALYGAMTVDSARRHRRGRGGAWKGRTADSGEASPRALT
- a CDS encoding CaiB/BaiF CoA transferase family protein, giving the protein MKPLDGVLIADFSRVLAGPYATMLLADLGAQVVKVERPGIGDDTRAWGPPFADSTATYFLGVNRNKQSVALDFTTAEDAALARELVRRADVVVENFLPGTMDRHGLGYEQVRELNPGVVYCSITGFGADEGAGLPGYDLIVQAVGGLMSVTGETGGSGTKVGVALVDVVTGLHAAFGIMAALRHREQGGPGQRVEVSLLTSLLSGLSNHSSGYLAAGVVPRALGNAHPSIAPYEVYQAADRPIVIAAGNDRQFERLCAALGAAELAADPRFGGNRERVAHRDELAAELNRLLSARDADAWFTALSAAAVPCGPINDLAEAFALAERLGLGAVAEVEDPRRDGPLRQVAHPIAFSETPATYRSAPPRLDEDGAEIRRLLAHYARTAQSHGTE